One Mycolicibacter sp. MU0083 DNA window includes the following coding sequences:
- a CDS encoding acyl-CoA dehydrogenase family protein, which translates to MLLEFDEDQRLWQGTVRDVVGKQCTPALVRRVAEDGDDDAVEALWKVYADLGWTELHEAETAVELAIVLEELGRSTDPTPFLATMTQFAPLVGEHHDPGGSAGAAVFSGVTAHRNAAGWVLNGTALHVLDGDRADRLAVVTDAGVFLVDAGAVTARKADVFDPTLHVTDLTFAGVEVADTARLRVDVARARDVALSGMAMTMVGACQRILDLALEHVRSRHQFGVPIGSFQAVQHKAADMHVAIERARALAYFAALTISVDDPRRRMAAAMAKAAAGECQSVVFRHGLQLFGAMGFTWENDLQFALKRAKAGELMLGGAAQHRAAIAEEYLAARI; encoded by the coding sequence ATGCTCTTGGAGTTCGACGAAGATCAGCGACTGTGGCAGGGCACGGTGCGCGACGTGGTGGGCAAGCAGTGCACGCCCGCGTTGGTGCGCCGGGTCGCCGAGGACGGCGACGACGACGCCGTCGAGGCGCTCTGGAAGGTCTATGCGGACCTGGGCTGGACCGAGTTGCACGAAGCCGAGACCGCGGTGGAGTTGGCGATCGTCCTCGAAGAGTTGGGCCGCTCCACCGATCCGACGCCGTTCCTGGCGACCATGACCCAGTTCGCCCCGCTGGTCGGTGAGCACCACGACCCGGGCGGCTCGGCCGGTGCGGCGGTGTTCAGCGGGGTGACCGCGCACCGCAACGCGGCCGGTTGGGTGCTCAACGGCACCGCCCTGCACGTACTGGACGGGGATCGCGCCGATCGGCTCGCGGTGGTCACCGATGCGGGCGTCTTCCTCGTCGACGCCGGCGCGGTCACAGCACGCAAGGCCGACGTGTTCGACCCGACCCTGCACGTGACCGACCTGACCTTCGCCGGGGTGGAGGTTGCCGACACCGCCCGGCTCCGGGTCGATGTCGCCCGCGCTCGCGACGTCGCGCTGAGCGGGATGGCGATGACCATGGTCGGCGCCTGCCAGCGCATCCTCGACCTGGCGCTGGAACATGTGCGCAGCCGCCACCAGTTCGGGGTGCCGATCGGATCCTTCCAGGCCGTCCAGCACAAGGCGGCCGACATGCACGTCGCGATCGAACGTGCCCGGGCGCTGGCCTATTTCGCCGCACTGACCATCTCGGTCGACGACCCGCGGCGGCGGATGGCCGCCGCCATGGCCAAGGCCGCGGCGGGAGAATGCCAGTCGGTGGTCTTCCGGCACGGGCTGCAACTGTTCGGCGCCATGGGATTCACCTGGGAGAACGACCTGCAGTTCGCGCTCAAGCGGGCCAAGGCCGGTGAACTGATGCTGGGCGGCGCCGCGCAGCACCGTGCCGCGATCGCGGAGGAATACCTTGCAGCTCGCATTTGA
- a CDS encoding Rieske (2Fe-2S) protein → MAEDKPAAEQPRLAQGREHIVATVDEIPPGTHKLVPIGRHGVGVYNVNGTFYAIANYCPHEGGPLCSGRTRGRSVVDEQAPGDAVMVRDQEFIYCPWHQWGFELATGTTAVKPEWSIRTYPVRVVGNDVLVQA, encoded by the coding sequence ATGGCCGAAGACAAACCCGCGGCCGAGCAGCCGCGGCTGGCACAGGGCCGCGAGCACATCGTCGCCACCGTCGACGAGATCCCGCCCGGCACACACAAATTGGTTCCGATCGGCCGGCACGGCGTGGGGGTGTACAACGTCAACGGCACCTTCTACGCGATCGCCAACTACTGCCCGCACGAAGGGGGTCCGCTGTGCTCGGGCCGTACCCGCGGCCGCAGTGTGGTCGACGAGCAGGCACCCGGGGACGCGGTGATGGTCCGCGACCAGGAGTTCATCTATTGCCCCTGGCATCAATGGGGATTCGAGTTGGCGACCGGCACCACCGCCGTCAAGCCCGAGTGGAGCATCCGCACCTACCCCGTCCGGGTCGTCGGCAACGACGTCCTGGTACAGGCCTGA
- a CDS encoding thiolase C-terminal domain-containing protein: MPQITEENEFFWTAGADGVLRLQECRDCASLIHPPQPVCRYCRSQNMGVRELSGRATLAGFTVNHRFSVPGMPAPYVVAQAAIDEDPRIRLTTNIIDCDPEQLELGRRLEVVFEQHEDVWLPLFRPAGDAAEVGPLPDDEIAPQDFARHVRPMATGHKFEDAVAISGIGMSDLGRRLMKPALSLTVQACKQAIEDAGLSLDDIDGLSTYPGPGMLGPFTEGGVTALESALGIRPTWHNGGMETFGPGGSVIAAMLAVAGGLARHVLCFRTLWEATHGELMKQGKIRPQGGRTASWQMPFGATSAAHTLAQNAQRHFHRYGTTRETLGWIALNQRANAQVNPTAIYRDPMSMDDYLSARPITTPFGLYDCDVPCDGAVAVIVSAVDAARDLAKPPIRVEAVGTQIIERIDWDQSTLTHEPQVLGQSAHLWSRTSLRPADVDVAELYDGFTFNCLSWIEALGFCEIGEAKSFLDGGANIARDGVLPLNTHGGQLSHGRTHGMGLIHEAVTQLRGDAGERQVAGARVAVASSGGLTPSGVMLLRTDS; encoded by the coding sequence CTGCCGCAGATCACCGAAGAGAACGAATTCTTCTGGACCGCCGGTGCCGACGGCGTACTGCGACTGCAGGAATGCCGCGACTGCGCGTCGCTGATCCACCCCCCGCAGCCGGTCTGCCGGTACTGCCGCAGTCAGAACATGGGCGTGCGGGAGCTGTCCGGCCGGGCCACACTGGCCGGATTCACCGTCAACCATCGGTTCAGCGTGCCCGGCATGCCCGCCCCCTATGTGGTGGCGCAGGCGGCGATCGACGAGGACCCGCGAATCCGGCTGACCACCAACATCATCGACTGCGATCCCGAGCAGCTCGAGCTCGGCCGGCGACTCGAGGTGGTGTTCGAGCAGCATGAGGACGTCTGGCTGCCGCTGTTCCGGCCGGCCGGGGACGCCGCCGAGGTCGGGCCGCTGCCCGACGACGAGATCGCGCCGCAGGACTTCGCCCGGCACGTCCGCCCGATGGCCACCGGCCACAAGTTCGAGGACGCCGTCGCGATCAGCGGTATCGGGATGTCCGACCTGGGCCGCCGGCTGATGAAACCTGCGCTGTCACTGACGGTTCAGGCGTGCAAACAGGCCATCGAGGACGCCGGGCTGAGCCTGGACGACATCGACGGACTGTCCACCTATCCGGGGCCGGGCATGCTCGGCCCGTTCACCGAGGGCGGTGTGACGGCGCTGGAGTCGGCACTGGGCATCCGGCCGACCTGGCACAACGGCGGCATGGAGACCTTCGGCCCGGGCGGCTCGGTGATCGCCGCCATGCTGGCGGTCGCCGGCGGCCTGGCGCGCCACGTGCTGTGTTTCCGCACCCTGTGGGAGGCCACCCACGGGGAACTGATGAAGCAGGGCAAGATCCGTCCCCAGGGCGGGCGGACCGCCAGCTGGCAGATGCCGTTCGGCGCCACCTCGGCCGCCCATACCCTGGCCCAGAACGCCCAGCGTCACTTCCATCGCTACGGCACCACGCGGGAGACGCTGGGCTGGATCGCGTTGAACCAGCGAGCCAACGCCCAGGTGAATCCGACGGCGATCTACCGCGACCCGATGAGCATGGACGACTACCTTTCGGCCCGGCCGATCACCACGCCGTTCGGTCTCTATGACTGCGACGTCCCGTGCGACGGCGCGGTCGCGGTGATCGTCTCGGCCGTCGATGCGGCCCGCGACCTTGCCAAGCCGCCGATCCGGGTGGAGGCGGTCGGCACCCAGATCATCGAGCGGATCGACTGGGACCAGAGCACACTGACCCACGAGCCGCAGGTGCTCGGCCAATCCGCGCATCTGTGGTCGCGGACCTCGCTGCGGCCGGCCGACGTCGACGTCGCCGAACTCTACGACGGGTTCACCTTCAACTGCCTGTCCTGGATCGAGGCCCTGGGCTTCTGCGAGATCGGTGAGGCCAAGAGCTTCCTCGACGGCGGCGCCAACATCGCGCGCGACGGTGTGCTCCCGCTGAACACCCACGGCGGTCAGCTCTCCCACGGGCGCACCCACGGCATGGGTCTGATCCACGAGGCCGTCACCCAGTTGCGCGGCGACGCCGGTGAACGCCAGGTCGCCGGCGCCCGGGTGGCGGTGGCCAGCAGTGGCGGGTTGACCCCGAGCGGGGTCATGCTGCTACGGACCGACTCGTGA
- a CDS encoding acyl-CoA dehydrogenase family protein has translation MQLAFDPEVEEFRAEFGAFLDANLPPEADTMERPRSVSHMPEWARQWQRLLFDNGWLLPGNPPEFGGRNATLLQQFVHLEELCRRRIYHSFNPQGVNIIAASLLSFGSDEQKQRWAVPILRAEITASLGMSEPSAGSDLASLRTRADRDGDDFIVNGQKVWTSGAHDADVLLTFVRTDPDAPKHKGISVLLIPTDTPGVVRRPFPTICGIDDKDFNEVFFTDVRVPGENLVGPLNGGWRVANGSLGHERTMMWLGFADRLDNIIADFHPHDALERDRFATAVMDYQSLRLLGSAALARAARGEEDVAALSVLKLLGSEAEMFASGHALDAAGVDGLVHPAMSGPYAPMNLDSYYASWFERHARSFSGTIAGGTSEIHRNIVAQQVLGLPRG, from the coding sequence TTGCAGCTCGCATTTGACCCCGAGGTCGAGGAATTCCGCGCGGAGTTCGGGGCCTTCCTCGACGCGAACCTGCCGCCCGAGGCCGACACCATGGAGCGTCCCCGCTCGGTGTCGCACATGCCGGAGTGGGCGCGCCAATGGCAGCGGCTGCTGTTCGACAACGGTTGGCTGTTGCCCGGCAACCCGCCGGAGTTCGGCGGGCGCAACGCCACCCTGCTGCAGCAGTTCGTGCATCTGGAGGAGCTGTGCCGGCGCCGGATTTACCACAGCTTTAATCCACAGGGTGTGAATATCATTGCCGCATCGCTGCTTTCGTTCGGCAGTGACGAGCAGAAGCAGCGCTGGGCGGTGCCCATCCTGCGGGCCGAGATCACCGCGTCGCTGGGCATGAGTGAACCGAGTGCGGGATCGGACCTGGCGTCGTTGCGGACCCGGGCGGACCGCGACGGCGACGACTTCATCGTCAACGGCCAGAAGGTGTGGACCTCGGGTGCCCACGACGCCGACGTGCTGCTGACGTTCGTACGCACCGACCCGGATGCGCCCAAACACAAGGGCATCAGCGTGCTGTTGATCCCCACCGACACTCCGGGCGTGGTGCGTCGTCCGTTCCCCACCATCTGCGGGATCGACGACAAAGACTTCAACGAGGTGTTCTTCACCGATGTGCGGGTGCCGGGGGAGAACCTGGTCGGTCCGCTCAACGGCGGCTGGCGGGTGGCCAACGGTTCGCTCGGGCACGAGCGCACCATGATGTGGCTGGGATTCGCCGACCGGCTCGACAACATCATCGCCGACTTCCATCCCCACGATGCGCTCGAGCGCGACCGATTCGCCACCGCGGTCATGGACTACCAGTCGCTGCGCCTGCTCGGTTCGGCGGCGCTGGCCCGCGCCGCCCGCGGCGAGGAGGACGTCGCCGCCCTGTCGGTGCTCAAGCTGCTGGGCTCGGAGGCCGAGATGTTCGCCTCCGGTCACGCACTGGATGCGGCCGGGGTGGACGGTCTGGTGCACCCGGCGATGTCGGGGCCGTATGCGCCGATGAACCTGGACAGCTACTACGCCAGCTGGTTCGAGCGGCATGCCCGCAGCTTCTCGGGCACCATCGCCGGCGGCACCTCGGAGATCCACCGCAACATCGTCGCCCAGCAGGTGCTGGGTCTGCCCCGCGGCTGA
- a CDS encoding NADH-ubiquinone oxidoreductase-F iron-sulfur binding region domain-containing protein yields the protein MSTSTDPDTGLAVTVWPGLTPRLLRTEPGPEDLEQYRDAGGYRASDDPAALLDAVDRAGLVGRGGAAFPLATKLRTVRAAHLAGRDTVLVANGEEGEPASIKDRWLLRNRPHLVLDGLRLAARVIGAAHAHVYVSDAAAAAAVQHALHEPGTALDGVTVSVFKVTPGYVAGEETAAVRAINGGPAKPTDKPPRPFESGVGGLPTMISNVETLANLPYIHAHGADRYRSVGTDSSPGTFLATVNAAGMPTGLYELPFGVGLADLLTAHGVSPERVRGVLMGGYFAGLFNPDVLVLSLDHETLRDAGTGLGCGALSVLIDECPVAVAASVLSYFDRENAGQCGSCFNGTAAMAAATGALRDGIATAEDLARLQRWSVVLRGRGACGTLDGATNVAGSIVAQFPDEVTRHLDNACPDCATAAYTAQRPFEVESIA from the coding sequence ATGAGTACTTCGACCGACCCCGATACCGGATTGGCGGTGACGGTCTGGCCGGGGCTGACTCCCCGGCTGTTGCGCACCGAACCGGGACCGGAGGACCTCGAGCAGTACCGCGACGCCGGAGGTTACCGGGCGTCGGATGACCCAGCCGCTCTGCTCGACGCCGTCGACCGGGCCGGCCTGGTCGGACGCGGTGGGGCCGCCTTCCCGCTGGCGACCAAGCTGCGCACCGTGCGCGCCGCGCATCTGGCCGGCCGCGACACCGTCCTGGTCGCCAACGGCGAAGAGGGCGAACCGGCCTCGATCAAGGATCGTTGGCTGCTGCGCAACCGTCCGCACCTGGTGCTGGACGGCCTGCGGCTGGCCGCCCGCGTCATCGGCGCGGCGCACGCGCACGTCTACGTCTCGGATGCGGCCGCGGCCGCAGCGGTACAGCACGCACTGCACGAACCCGGAACGGCCCTGGACGGTGTGACGGTCAGCGTGTTCAAGGTGACCCCCGGCTACGTGGCCGGTGAGGAGACCGCCGCGGTGCGCGCGATCAACGGCGGCCCGGCCAAACCCACCGACAAACCGCCGCGGCCGTTCGAAAGCGGTGTCGGCGGGCTACCGACCATGATCAGCAATGTCGAGACACTGGCCAATCTGCCCTACATCCACGCCCACGGCGCGGACCGATACCGCAGTGTCGGCACCGATTCGTCGCCCGGGACCTTCCTGGCCACGGTCAACGCGGCCGGCATGCCGACCGGGCTCTACGAGCTTCCGTTCGGCGTCGGACTCGCCGATCTGCTCACCGCCCACGGTGTTTCACCGGAGCGGGTGCGCGGAGTGCTGATGGGCGGCTACTTCGCCGGCCTGTTCAACCCCGACGTGCTCGTGCTGAGCTTGGACCACGAGACGCTGCGCGACGCCGGCACCGGATTGGGCTGCGGTGCACTGTCGGTGCTGATCGACGAATGCCCGGTGGCGGTGGCGGCATCGGTGCTGTCCTACTTCGACCGGGAGAACGCCGGGCAGTGCGGCTCGTGCTTCAACGGCACCGCCGCCATGGCCGCAGCCACCGGAGCCCTGCGGGACGGCATCGCCACCGCCGAGGACCTCGCCCGGCTGCAACGCTGGTCGGTCGTGCTTCGCGGGCGCGGGGCGTGCGGCACCCTGGACGGCGCCACCAACGTCGCCGGCAGCATCGTGGCGCAGTTCCCCGATGAAGTCACCCGTCACCTCGACAACGCCTGTCCCGACTGCGCCACGGCCGCTTACACCGCGCAGCGGCCCTTCGAAGTGGAATCGATCGCATGA
- a CDS encoding ferredoxin — MRVKLDRTLCDGFGVCAKHAPEYFSLDDWGYANLEGDGNIPEEDQPAVLRALMDCPAHAIMTIGERRPDDAPPPATDEPDPTNPNTDASEAEWGFTR; from the coding sequence CTGCGAGTCAAGCTCGACCGGACGCTGTGCGACGGGTTCGGGGTCTGCGCCAAGCACGCCCCCGAGTACTTCTCGCTGGACGACTGGGGCTACGCGAACCTCGAGGGCGACGGCAACATCCCCGAAGAAGACCAGCCCGCCGTGCTGCGCGCACTGATGGACTGCCCCGCGCACGCCATCATGACCATCGGGGAACGCCGGCCCGATGACGCGCCCCCGCCGGCCACCGATGAGCCCGACCCGACGAACCCGAATACCGATGCCAGCGAAGCAGAATGGGGTTTCACACGGTGA
- a CDS encoding amidohydrolase family protein: protein MIEHPDGTRTPVIDASVHIFAASNADLRGFMREPFKSRGFPDYEMDWYGAPGGEYAPGTRGPDGQYPGSDVETVAEHLFTDRNVDIAVLHPMTRGVMPDRHLGTAIAAAHNEILVSRWLDHDTFGDRFRGTIRVNPDDVGGALREIAKYRDHPRVVQIGIPLQSRELYGKPQFWPLWEAAVDAGLPVATHTEVGAGIGFAPTPNGVTRTYEQYHSFMSLNYLYHLMNMIAEGVFERYDGLKFVFGDGAGDSLTPFMWRMDCFGRPHLEQTPWAPRMPSEYLPGHVFFVQGPFDGPGDTDFAGEWFGFTGKDDMTMFGSSYPHWNLTPLAVPGSYSAEQRDKYCWRNAAELYGIEIPAGLAAR, encoded by the coding sequence ATGATCGAACACCCGGACGGCACCCGCACGCCCGTCATCGACGCCAGCGTGCACATCTTCGCGGCGTCCAACGCCGATCTGCGCGGCTTCATGCGGGAGCCCTTCAAGAGCCGCGGCTTCCCGGACTACGAGATGGACTGGTACGGCGCGCCCGGCGGCGAGTACGCACCCGGCACCAGAGGACCCGACGGCCAGTACCCCGGCTCGGACGTCGAGACCGTCGCCGAGCACCTGTTCACCGATCGCAACGTCGACATCGCGGTGCTGCACCCGATGACCCGTGGCGTGATGCCCGACCGCCACCTGGGCACCGCGATCGCCGCGGCGCACAACGAGATCCTGGTGTCACGCTGGCTGGACCACGACACATTCGGCGACCGGTTCCGCGGCACCATCCGGGTCAACCCCGACGACGTCGGCGGTGCGCTGCGCGAGATCGCCAAGTACCGCGACCACCCCCGCGTCGTCCAGATCGGCATCCCGCTGCAGTCCCGCGAGCTCTACGGCAAGCCGCAGTTCTGGCCGCTGTGGGAAGCCGCCGTGGACGCCGGGCTGCCGGTGGCGACGCACACCGAGGTGGGCGCCGGGATCGGATTCGCGCCCACGCCGAACGGCGTCACCCGGACCTACGAGCAGTACCACTCGTTCATGTCGCTGAACTACCTCTATCACTTGATGAACATGATCGCCGAGGGCGTGTTCGAACGGTACGACGGCCTGAAGTTCGTCTTCGGCGACGGCGCCGGGGATTCCCTCACCCCGTTCATGTGGCGGATGGACTGCTTCGGCCGGCCCCACCTGGAGCAGACGCCGTGGGCACCCCGGATGCCCAGCGAGTACCTGCCCGGCCACGTCTTTTTCGTGCAGGGCCCGTTCGACGGCCCCGGCGACACCGATTTCGCCGGGGAATGGTTCGGTTTCACCGGCAAGGACGACATGACGATGTTCGGATCCAGCTATCCGCACTGGAATCTGACGCCGTTGGCCGTGCCCGGCTCCTACAGTGCCGAACAGCGCGACAAATACTGCTGGCGCAACGCCGCTGAGCTCTACGGGATCGAGATTCCGGCCGGCCTGGCCGCCCGATAA
- a CDS encoding cytochrome P450: MSVNDSLTATGQDDPADDRKKNTYHFDRHTPEYRDRFVEITEEMHAKCPMAWSPTYGGHWVAADSKHVFELARCPVVSNHHDITGETPFQGITIPKASRATVVRGGILEMDEPEHSTYRGALNPYLSPAAIKRWVPFVDEITRAALDEHIETGQIDFVEHLANVVPAVFTLAMMGIELKKWNVYSEPTHASVYTPEHSPDREKINEQHREMGIDIINNMMEIRDNPRPGLVNALMQFRIDGEPAPDIEILGNLGLVIGGGFDTTTALTAHALEWLSQHPEERSRLSRERATLLDPATEEFLRYFTPAPGDGRTFAEDVEVEGQQFKQYERLWLSWAMANRDPSVFDEPNKLIMDRKGNRHFSFGLGVHRCIGSNVARTVFKSMLTAVLDRMPDYRCDPEGAVHYDTIGVIQGMRNLPATFTPGKRLGPGLDETLEKLQRICNEQECARPITERKEMVVID; this comes from the coding sequence TTGAGCGTCAACGATTCCCTGACCGCTACGGGTCAGGACGATCCAGCCGACGATCGCAAGAAGAACACCTACCACTTCGACCGGCATACCCCGGAATATCGCGATCGATTCGTCGAGATCACCGAGGAGATGCACGCCAAGTGCCCGATGGCGTGGAGTCCCACCTATGGCGGCCACTGGGTGGCGGCGGACAGCAAGCACGTCTTCGAACTGGCCCGCTGTCCGGTGGTCTCGAACCACCACGACATCACCGGCGAGACACCGTTTCAGGGCATCACCATCCCCAAGGCCAGCCGGGCGACGGTGGTCCGCGGCGGCATCCTGGAGATGGACGAACCCGAACACAGCACCTACCGCGGGGCGCTGAACCCCTACCTGTCCCCCGCCGCGATCAAGCGGTGGGTGCCGTTCGTCGACGAGATCACCCGTGCCGCACTCGATGAACACATCGAGACCGGCCAGATCGACTTCGTCGAACATCTGGCGAATGTGGTGCCGGCGGTGTTCACCCTGGCGATGATGGGCATCGAACTCAAGAAGTGGAACGTCTACAGCGAGCCCACCCACGCCTCGGTGTACACCCCCGAACACTCGCCCGATCGCGAGAAGATCAACGAGCAGCACCGCGAAATGGGCATCGACATCATCAACAACATGATGGAGATCCGCGACAACCCGCGGCCGGGCCTGGTCAATGCGCTGATGCAATTCCGCATCGACGGTGAGCCGGCCCCCGATATCGAGATCCTGGGCAACCTGGGACTGGTCATCGGCGGTGGTTTCGACACCACGACGGCGCTGACGGCCCACGCGCTGGAATGGCTGAGCCAGCACCCCGAGGAACGCAGCCGGCTCAGCAGGGAGCGCGCAACGCTGCTGGACCCGGCAACCGAGGAGTTCCTGCGGTACTTCACCCCGGCACCGGGTGACGGCCGGACGTTCGCCGAGGACGTCGAGGTCGAGGGACAACAGTTCAAGCAGTACGAGCGACTGTGGCTGTCCTGGGCGATGGCCAACCGGGACCCGTCGGTGTTCGACGAGCCCAACAAGCTCATCATGGACCGTAAAGGCAATCGGCACTTCAGCTTCGGGCTGGGCGTCCACCGCTGCATCGGATCCAACGTGGCGCGCACGGTGTTCAAGTCGATGCTCACCGCGGTGCTCGACCGGATGCCGGACTACCGGTGCGACCCCGAGGGCGCCGTGCACTACGACACCATCGGCGTCATCCAGGGGATGCGGAATCTGCCGGCCACGTTCACTCCCGGCAAGCGACTCGGACCGGGGCTCGACGAGACCCTGGAGAAGCTGCAGCGGATCTGCAACGAGCAGGAGTGCGCACGCCCGATCACCGAGCGCAAGGAGATGGTCGTCATCGACTGA
- a CDS encoding amidohydrolase family protein, with product MTTTDEAGTPTTQRSTPIERVPVRCVDSDVHPVPKRGQLLPHIPEPWRSKYFTTHSFGEQIYYDAPDYAHAFAMRVDSFPDDGEFACSDPDLATKQLIMEAGSDIAILEPTAYPARIAEADHAMSQALNSWQDACWLDSHNNWHQRWRGSICVSIEAPELAAAEIEKWAEHPYMAQVLIKAERRPAWGDPRYDPVWAAATKHGFPVACHLSRSHHEELPLPPVGYPSYNHDLMVTYSLLAHNQIMSLIFDGVFDRFPTLKIVFVEHAFTWILPLMWRLDAVYEARKKWVDIKRKPSEYIKDHIKFTTQPLDYPEDKTELMRAFEWMECEKILLFSSDYPHWTFDDPRWLVKHLPEHARETVMFKNGLATYRNLPTTVPALEGQVRVF from the coding sequence ATGACCACCACCGACGAAGCGGGCACCCCGACCACGCAGCGTTCCACCCCGATCGAGCGGGTGCCGGTCCGCTGCGTGGACTCCGACGTGCATCCGGTTCCGAAACGGGGCCAGTTGTTGCCGCACATCCCCGAGCCCTGGCGCAGCAAGTACTTCACCACGCATTCCTTCGGCGAGCAGATCTACTACGACGCGCCCGACTACGCACACGCCTTCGCCATGCGGGTCGACTCGTTCCCCGACGACGGCGAATTCGCTTGCAGTGACCCTGATCTGGCCACCAAACAGCTGATCATGGAGGCGGGCTCCGACATCGCGATCCTGGAGCCCACCGCCTACCCGGCCCGGATCGCCGAAGCCGACCACGCCATGAGCCAGGCCCTGAACTCCTGGCAGGACGCCTGCTGGCTGGACTCTCACAACAACTGGCATCAGCGCTGGCGCGGCTCGATCTGCGTGTCCATCGAGGCTCCGGAACTGGCGGCCGCGGAGATCGAGAAGTGGGCCGAGCACCCCTACATGGCGCAGGTCTTGATCAAGGCCGAGCGACGCCCGGCATGGGGCGACCCGCGCTACGACCCGGTCTGGGCCGCCGCCACCAAGCACGGCTTCCCGGTGGCCTGTCACCTATCCCGCAGTCACCACGAGGAACTGCCGCTGCCACCGGTGGGTTACCCGAGCTACAACCACGACCTGATGGTCACCTACTCACTGCTGGCCCACAACCAGATCATGAGCCTGATCTTCGACGGTGTCTTCGACCGATTCCCGACGTTGAAGATCGTCTTCGTCGAACACGCCTTCACCTGGATCCTGCCGTTGATGTGGCGACTGGACGCCGTCTACGAGGCCCGCAAGAAGTGGGTCGACATCAAACGCAAGCCCAGCGAATACATCAAGGACCACATCAAGTTCACCACCCAACCGCTGGACTACCCCGAGGACAAGACCGAACTCATGCGGGCGTTCGAGTGGATGGAGTGCGAGAAGATCCTGCTCTTCTCCAGCGACTACCCGCACTGGACCTTCGACGACCCGCGCTGGCTGGTCAAGCACCTGCCCGAGCACGCCCGGGAAACCGTCATGTTCAAAAACGGTCTGGCCACCTACCGCAACCTGCCCACCACCGTCCCGGCCCTCGAGGGCCAAGTGCGGGTGTTCTGA
- a CDS encoding alpha/beta fold hydrolase, which yields MASSALQPGEHTVEINGGNVVYEILGTQGDFIVLTPGGRFSKDIPGLRPLAEKLVEGGYRVVLWDRPNCGKSDVQFYGVSESHMRAETLKELITELGIGPCIIAGGSGGARDSMLTVMLYPELATKLVVWNIVGGVYGSFVLGSYYIVPSILAVRGAGMKAVAAVDEWKERIAENPANRDRILDQDPDAFLKQMLRWLNAFVPKPGQTIPGVEDEMFDNITVPTLIIRGGENDLDHPKRTSLEVHCLIKGSTLIDPPWPEDAWERAGEERASGKVKRFNMFDTWVQAAPPILDFLKR from the coding sequence ATGGCGTCCTCGGCACTGCAACCCGGCGAGCACACCGTCGAGATCAACGGCGGCAACGTCGTCTACGAGATCTTGGGCACGCAGGGTGACTTCATCGTTCTGACGCCGGGCGGCCGGTTCAGCAAGGACATCCCCGGGCTGCGGCCACTGGCGGAGAAACTCGTCGAGGGCGGCTACCGGGTGGTGCTCTGGGACCGGCCCAACTGCGGCAAGTCCGATGTGCAGTTCTACGGCGTCAGCGAATCGCATATGCGCGCCGAGACGCTGAAGGAATTGATCACCGAACTCGGCATCGGTCCGTGCATCATCGCCGGCGGTTCCGGCGGCGCCCGGGATTCGATGCTGACCGTCATGCTCTATCCGGAACTGGCCACCAAACTGGTGGTCTGGAACATCGTCGGAGGGGTCTACGGCTCGTTCGTGCTGGGGTCCTACTACATCGTGCCCAGCATTCTTGCGGTGCGCGGGGCCGGTATGAAAGCCGTTGCCGCGGTAGATGAGTGGAAAGAGCGGATCGCGGAGAACCCGGCCAACCGGGATCGCATCCTCGACCAGGATCCCGACGCCTTCCTCAAGCAGATGCTGCGCTGGCTCAACGCGTTCGTGCCCAAGCCGGGGCAGACCATTCCCGGTGTCGAGGACGAGATGTTCGACAACATCACCGTTCCCACGCTGATCATTCGCGGCGGCGAGAACGATCTCGACCATCCCAAGCGCACCTCGCTGGAGGTGCACTGCCTCATCAAGGGATCGACGCTGATCGATCCGCCGTGGCCCGAGGACGCCTGGGAGCGTGCCGGCGAAGAGCGGGCGTCGGGCAAGGTCAAGCGATTCAACATGTTCGACACCTGGGTGCAGGCGGCGCCGCCGATCCTGGACTTCCTCAAGAGGTGA